The proteins below are encoded in one region of Papaver somniferum cultivar HN1 unplaced genomic scaffold, ASM357369v1 unplaced-scaffold_31, whole genome shotgun sequence:
- the LOC113341800 gene encoding F-box/kelch-repeat protein At3g06240-like, translating into MPVHRIRGFNLAPPFTSTYYKVIGSVNGLVCLHGYGDHTTCICNPLTKEYVLLPNVKNNDHNIHCSTGFGYLPLTNEYKVVEVYELWREPGFTKVAVYTLGSGNGWRSVGKFDNMFGETYVEHSVFVNEALYWVDYVGGLVFVFDLAEEKFRKFSTPPLPLEKARYDFSIGVIGAALYYAIRYYCQITGCIWSDIWLQEKKNDEPLGWSEEFRLLGREPLAFTKSGGVLYFDGSSLGIYDAIASTSKKLVDSNAFIQISPHKNTLVKLRELGEEDIKLMDSVENEELASRDHLARWSWIHFLVCNLFSCFDFLPTVFSVSSLFVFFAYVFLIYVL; encoded by the coding sequence ATGCCTGTTCATCGTATTAGAGGGTTCAATTTAGCACCTCCATTTACATCTACTTATTATAAGGTTATCGGTTCTGTTAATGGTTTAGTCTGTCTACATGGATATGGAGATCACACTACTTGTATTTGTAACCCCTTGACTAAAGAATATGTTTTGCTTCCCAATGTTAAGAATAATGATCATAATATTCATTGTTCGACTGGGTTTGGTTATCTTCCTTTAACTAATGAATACAAAGTTGTTGAAGTGTACGAGCTATGGAGAGAACCTGGCTTTACAAAGGTTGCTGTCTACACTCTTGGCAGTGGCAACGGGTGGAGATCTGTTGGGAAGTTTGATAATATGTTTGGTGAAACTTATGTCGAACATAGTGTCTTTGTGAACGAGGCGCTGTATTGGGTGGATTATGTAGGaggattggtttttgtttttgatttggctGAGGAAAAGTTTCGCAAGTTTTCAACCCCTCCTTTGCCACTTGAAAAGGCCAGGTATGATTTCTCTATAGGGGTTATTGGTGCGGCTTTATATTATGCTATCAGGTATTACTGTCAAATCACGGGATGCATTTGGAGTGACATATggttacaagaaaagaagaacgATGAGCCATTGGGTTGGAGTGAAGAGTTTCGTCTTCTCGGAAGAGAACCATTAGCCTTCACTAAGAGTGGTGGTGTTTTATATTTTGATGGTAGCTCTCTTGGTATTTACGATGCAATAGCTTCAACCTCAAAAAAGCTTGTGGATTCTAATGCATTTATACAAATATCGCCTCACAAGAACACCTTAGTGAAGTTGAGAGAATTGGGAGAAGAAGATATAAAATTAATGGATTCAGTTGAAAATGAAGAGTTAGCAAGCCGTGATCATCTAGCAAGATGGTCCTGGATACACTTTTTAGTTTGTAATTTattttcatgttttgattttcttcCCACTGTTTTCTCTGTCTCTTCTCTCTTTGTTTTTTTTGCTTATGTGTTTCTAATTTATGTATTGTAA